Proteins from one Ipomoea triloba cultivar NCNSP0323 chromosome 1, ASM357664v1 genomic window:
- the LOC116002236 gene encoding uncharacterized protein LOC116002236 produces the protein MACLNMLSNEQQVAAARISFSNDFADSSQHPITLRQDFSYKEAPVSSDNFEFSVSGYTMISADQVFCKGKLLPLKDSKTTTTLRDELLQGNDDDNDYGDLFPRIMQPNKGWRERLGLKRSHIIFPRKPAHNKNNNLERIDETKVPDLFNATQHKSK, from the coding sequence ATGGCATGTTTAAACATGTTGAGCAATGAGCAGCAAGTTGCAGCAGCAAGGATCTCCTTCTCCAATGATTTCGCTGATTCTTCTCAACACCCCATCACTCTCAGGCAGGATTTCAGCTACAAGGAGGCGCCCGTGTCCTCCGACAACTTCGAGTTCTCGGTCTCCGGCTACACCATGATTTCTGCAGACCAGGTTTTCTGCAAGGGAAAACTGCTGCCATTGAAGGACAGCAAGACAACCACTACGCTTCGAGATGAGCTCCTGCAGGGCAATGACGACGACAATGACTACGGAGATCTGTTCCCCAGAATAATGCAGCCCAATAAGGGGTGGAGGGAGCGTTTGGGGTTGAAGAGATCCCACATTATTTTTCCTAGGAAACCTGCACACAATAAGAACAACAACCTCGAACGAATCGATGAAACCAAGGTCCCTGATTTGTTCAATGCAACTCAGCACAAAAGTAAGTAG